A window of Mucilaginibacter sp. PAMC 26640 contains these coding sequences:
- a CDS encoding glycine dehydrogenase (aminomethyl-transferring): MKLNIDYQEQFQHRHIAPNQADTDKMLKTIGVETLDELIDQTVPAGIRLKAPLNLPAAKSEFDYLNTLKVTASKNKVFKSYIGQGYYDVIVPGVIQRNILENPGWYTQYTPYQAEIAQGRLQALLNFQTMVIELTGMEIANASLLDEGTAAAEAMFMQYSLRKNTKANVFFVSEELFPQTIDILKTRSEPYGIKLQIGNHANVELTDDMFGAIVQYPAGNGEVYNYKGFADQLHSKNIKLTVVADIMSLILLTPPGEWGADIVVGSTQRFGVPMGFGGPHAAFFATKEEYKRSLPGRIIGVTIDAAGNYALRMALQTREQHIRRDKATSNICTAQALLAIMAGMYAVYHGPKGVKLIAERIHGLTVLLANSLNALGFEQLNKTYFDTLKFDLGVLAGPIHSEALNNESNFHYTGSEVTISLDETTSPEDVKNIVRFFAKVKGKSLADANFDELKGDIQSVIPAELQRTSPYLSHAIFNSHHSEHEMLRYIKSLEAKDLSLCHSMIALGSCTMKLNATTEMVPVTWAEFSKMHPFAPTDQVGGYMQLFDELNKWLSEITGFAAMSLQPNAGAQGEYAGLMVIRAYHHDRGDTHRNIALIPSSAHGTNPASAAMAGMKIVVVKCDDNGNIDVEDMRARAEQYKNELSCLMVTYPSTHGVFEESIIEICEIIHSHGGQVYMDGANMNAQVGLTSPANIGADVCHLNLHKTFCIPHGGGGPGMGPIGVAKHLVPYLPGHAVVDIDNGKAIHAVSSAPWGSASILIISHAYIAMMGGPGLTDATRYAILNANYIKTRLKDHYNVLYTGKNGRCAHEMILDCRSFKAYGIEVVDIAKRLMDYGFHAPTVSFPVAGTVMVEPTESEPKHELDRFCDAMISIRHEIEDVENGLLDKTDNPLKNAPHTSAVITGNEWEHPYTRQKAGFPLPYVAQYKFWPSVGRVNDTYGDRTLICSCPPLTDYEFEESEVTTTEYGT; the protein is encoded by the coding sequence ATGAAGCTGAACATAGATTACCAGGAGCAATTCCAGCACAGGCACATCGCCCCTAACCAGGCTGATACCGATAAAATGTTAAAAACCATCGGTGTGGAAACGCTTGATGAACTGATAGACCAAACCGTTCCGGCCGGTATCAGACTTAAAGCACCTTTGAACCTGCCTGCCGCCAAAAGCGAGTTCGATTATTTGAATACACTAAAGGTTACGGCCTCTAAAAACAAAGTTTTTAAATCGTACATCGGCCAGGGTTATTATGATGTAATTGTGCCGGGAGTTATCCAGCGTAACATCCTGGAAAACCCGGGATGGTACACGCAATACACGCCTTACCAGGCCGAAATTGCACAGGGCCGTTTACAGGCATTGCTTAACTTCCAAACCATGGTAATAGAACTTACCGGGATGGAAATTGCTAACGCATCTCTGCTTGATGAGGGTACTGCCGCTGCCGAAGCTATGTTTATGCAATACAGCCTCCGCAAAAATACAAAAGCCAATGTGTTCTTTGTGAGCGAGGAGCTGTTTCCCCAAACTATTGATATCCTGAAAACCCGCAGCGAGCCTTACGGTATTAAGCTGCAAATAGGTAATCACGCCAATGTGGAACTTACCGATGACATGTTTGGTGCTATTGTACAATACCCTGCCGGTAATGGCGAGGTGTACAATTACAAAGGCTTTGCCGATCAATTGCACAGTAAGAACATTAAGCTGACCGTAGTTGCAGATATCATGAGCCTGATCCTGTTAACTCCCCCGGGAGAATGGGGTGCAGATATTGTTGTGGGCAGCACCCAGCGCTTCGGCGTACCAATGGGTTTTGGTGGCCCGCATGCTGCGTTCTTTGCTACTAAGGAAGAATATAAACGCTCTCTGCCCGGCCGCATCATTGGGGTAACCATAGATGCAGCCGGTAACTATGCATTGCGCATGGCCCTGCAAACCCGCGAGCAGCACATTCGCCGCGATAAAGCAACCTCTAATATTTGTACCGCACAGGCGCTATTGGCTATCATGGCCGGTATGTATGCCGTATACCATGGCCCTAAAGGGGTTAAACTGATAGCCGAGCGCATCCATGGCTTAACCGTATTGCTGGCTAACTCGCTAAATGCACTGGGTTTCGAACAGCTAAATAAGACCTATTTTGATACACTAAAGTTTGACCTTGGCGTACTGGCCGGGCCTATCCATTCGGAGGCTTTAAATAACGAATCTAATTTCCATTACACCGGCAGCGAGGTTACCATCTCTTTGGATGAAACTACCTCTCCTGAGGATGTGAAGAACATTGTGAGGTTTTTTGCCAAGGTAAAAGGCAAAAGCCTGGCTGATGCTAATTTCGACGAACTGAAAGGCGATATCCAAAGCGTGATCCCTGCAGAACTGCAGCGCACCTCGCCTTATCTAAGCCATGCCATTTTCAACTCCCACCATTCCGAGCATGAAATGCTGCGCTACATTAAATCTTTAGAAGCTAAAGATCTATCGCTTTGCCACTCCATGATCGCTTTGGGCAGCTGTACCATGAAACTGAACGCCACTACCGAAATGGTACCTGTTACCTGGGCGGAGTTCAGCAAAATGCACCCGTTTGCGCCAACCGACCAGGTTGGCGGCTACATGCAGTTGTTTGATGAGCTGAACAAATGGCTGAGTGAGATCACTGGTTTTGCAGCCATGAGTCTGCAGCCAAATGCCGGTGCACAGGGCGAATACGCGGGATTGATGGTGATTCGCGCTTATCACCATGACCGGGGCGACACCCACCGTAACATTGCTTTGATCCCTTCGTCTGCACACGGCACCAACCCTGCATCTGCAGCTATGGCCGGCATGAAGATCGTTGTAGTAAAATGCGATGACAACGGCAATATCGATGTGGAGGACATGCGTGCCCGCGCCGAGCAATATAAGAACGAGCTAAGCTGCCTGATGGTAACTTACCCATCCACCCACGGCGTATTTGAAGAGTCGATCATCGAGATCTGCGAGATCATTCACTCCCACGGCGGCCAGGTGTATATGGATGGTGCCAATATGAACGCACAAGTAGGCTTAACCAGCCCGGCTAATATTGGTGCCGATGTATGCCACCTTAACCTGCATAAAACCTTCTGCATTCCGCATGGCGGTGGCGGCCCGGGTATGGGTCCTATCGGTGTGGCTAAGCACCTGGTGCCATACCTTCCAGGCCACGCCGTGGTTGATATAGATAACGGCAAAGCCATCCATGCGGTGTCGTCGGCACCATGGGGTTCTGCTTCTATCCTGATCATATCCCATGCTTATATCGCTATGATGGGCGGCCCCGGCTTAACCGATGCTACCCGTTACGCTATCCTGAATGCCAACTATATTAAAACCCGCCTCAAAGATCATTATAACGTATTGTACACGGGGAAAAATGGCCGATGCGCACACGAAATGATCCTGGATTGCCGCTCGTTTAAAGCTTACGGCATAGAGGTGGTAGATATTGCCAAGCGACTAATGGATTATGGTTTCCACGCCCCTACGGTATCGTTCCCGGTTGCAGGTACGGTAATGGTGGAACCAACCGAATCAGAACCTAAGCATGAACTTGACCGTTTTTGCGATGCAATGATCTCCATCCGCCACGAGATTGAGGATGTAGAAAATGGCCTGTTAGACAAAACCGACAACCCATTAAAGAACGCACCCCATACATCAGCCGTCATTACCGGAAACGAATGGGAGCACCCGTATACCCGCCAAAAAGCAGGTTTCCCGCTACCGTATGTAGCTCAGTACAAATTCTGGCCATCGGTGGGCCGCGTGAACGATACTTATGGCGACCGTACGCTGATCTGCTCATGTCCGCCGTTAACTGATTATGAATTTGAAGAAAGCGAAGTAACCACCACAGAATACGGTACTTAG
- a CDS encoding pyridoxine 5'-phosphate synthase: MARLSVNINKIATLRNSRGGNNPDLIRVATDCERFGAEGITVHPRPDERHIRYADVFELKKVITTEFNIEGNCEEQKFIELVLASKPEQVTLVPDVLGQITSNHGWDTIKHQQYLQDIIKVFKDAGIRVSIFVDPIVEMVEAAATTGTDRIELYTEAYATHYTIDKAAAIAPYVAAAEAAQRLSLGINAGHDLDLHNLKYFAQRIPALDEVSIGHALISDALYFGLENTIQMYLRQLA, translated from the coding sequence ATGGCCCGTTTATCTGTCAACATTAATAAAATAGCTACCCTGCGCAATTCACGCGGCGGTAATAACCCCGACCTGATCCGGGTGGCAACAGACTGCGAACGTTTTGGTGCAGAAGGCATCACGGTGCACCCACGGCCGGACGAGCGCCACATTCGCTATGCCGACGTATTTGAACTGAAGAAGGTTATTACCACCGAATTCAATATCGAAGGTAATTGTGAAGAACAAAAGTTTATAGAACTTGTACTGGCTAGTAAACCGGAGCAGGTAACCCTGGTGCCCGATGTTTTGGGTCAGATAACCAGCAACCACGGCTGGGATACTATAAAACACCAGCAATATTTGCAGGATATTATTAAGGTATTTAAAGATGCAGGCATCCGCGTTTCCATTTTTGTTGATCCAATTGTGGAGATGGTGGAGGCTGCCGCTACAACGGGCACAGACAGGATTGAATTGTATACCGAAGCCTACGCCACTCATTACACCATTGATAAAGCAGCAGCCATAGCGCCCTATGTAGCAGCAGCAGAGGCTGCCCAACGTTTAAGCTTGGGCATCAACGCAGGGCATGATCTTGATCTGCATAATCTTAAATATTTTGCGCAGCGTATCCCTGCTTTGGACGAGGTAAGCATAGGCCATGCGCTGATCAGCGATGCGCTGTATTTTGGGTTAGAGAACACGATTCAAATGTATCTGCGGCAGTTGGCGTAA
- a CDS encoding polysaccharide deacetylase — translation MLLCCLPQGKAQNNYAQLTNYQQFYGIARGFGKSWITLRRFEDHSRYFILLVNPQTLETRVDLAESYQVQPMSMKGIRSMFKASPYGKALMKSEQQSVQIQDAGIESGVPKDAGISLTADLCPAHRPLDRRIFTDIITGFQKVERPVPIALSVSGIWMQHHIADLDWLKQLQQNHEINITWINHSYNHRVSAKAPLKTNFLLEPGTDVNYEVLETEKAMLKNGLLPSVFFRFPGLVSDQQLVYKITNFGLIPVGTDAWLAKGQQPHAGSIVLIHGNGNEPTGVADFIKLLQSKAGSIANKQWLLYDLRETVEDEFEGGK, via the coding sequence ATGCTTTTATGCTGCTTGCCCCAGGGAAAAGCACAAAATAATTATGCGCAACTAACCAACTACCAGCAATTTTACGGGATAGCCCGGGGTTTTGGCAAAAGCTGGATCACACTACGGCGGTTTGAAGATCACAGCCGCTATTTTATTCTATTAGTCAATCCGCAAACGCTCGAGACGCGGGTTGACCTGGCCGAATCGTACCAGGTACAGCCAATGAGCATGAAAGGCATCCGGAGTATGTTTAAAGCTAGTCCGTATGGAAAGGCGTTGATGAAATCCGAGCAGCAGTCTGTGCAGATCCAGGATGCGGGAATTGAAAGCGGGGTACCCAAAGATGCAGGTATCAGTTTAACCGCCGATCTTTGTCCGGCACACCGCCCGCTGGACAGGCGTATTTTTACTGATATCATAACAGGCTTTCAAAAAGTGGAGCGGCCGGTACCGATAGCCTTATCGGTAAGCGGCATCTGGATGCAGCACCACATTGCCGACCTGGACTGGCTGAAGCAATTGCAGCAGAACCATGAGATCAACATCACCTGGATCAACCACTCCTACAACCACCGCGTAAGCGCCAAAGCGCCGCTCAAAACAAACTTCCTGCTGGAACCGGGCACTGATGTCAACTATGAAGTGCTGGAAACTGAAAAAGCGATGCTGAAAAATGGACTGCTGCCCTCGGTGTTTTTCCGGTTCCCGGGGTTGGTGTCAGATCAGCAACTCGTATACAAGATAACCAATTTTGGCCTGATCCCCGTCGGGACAGATGCATGGCTGGCCAAAGGCCAGCAACCGCATGCAGGCAGCATCGTGCTCATCCATGGCAACGGTAACGAACCCACCGGCGTAGCGGATTTCATTAAACTGCTACAATCCAAAGCAGGCTCCATCGCCAACAAGCAATGGCTGCTGTATGATCTGCGGGAAACTGTGGAGGATGAATTTGAGGGAGGGAAGTAA
- a CDS encoding adenosylhomocysteinase, whose translation MSTLETTYVKNKVKDISLAAWGRKEIELAEAEMPGLMALREEYGPAQILKGARIAGCLHMTIQTAVLIETLQALGAEVTWSSCNIFSTQDHAAAAIAAAGTAVYAWKGMNEEEFEWCIEQTLFFGEDRQPLNMILDDGGDLTNMVFDKYPELAAGIQGLSEETTTGVHRLYERMKAGTLLVPAININDSVTKSKFDNKYGCRESLVDAIRRATDVMMAGKVGVVCGYGDVGKGSADSLRNAGVRVIVTEIDPICALQAAMEGFEVKKLSTAIAEADIVVTATGNMNIVREEHFRALKDKAIVCNIGHFDNEIDMAWLNGTYGDSKIEIKPQVDKYTIDGKDVIVLAEGRLVNLGCATGHPSFVMSNSFTNQTLAQIELWTNADAYENKVYTLPKHLDEKVARLHLAKIGVELEVLDQNQAEYIGVTVDGPFKPEYYRY comes from the coding sequence ATGTCGACATTAGAGACAACATACGTTAAAAATAAAGTGAAAGACATTTCACTTGCTGCCTGGGGCCGCAAAGAAATTGAATTGGCCGAGGCAGAAATGCCGGGCTTAATGGCTCTGCGTGAAGAATACGGACCTGCCCAGATCTTAAAGGGCGCACGTATTGCAGGTTGTTTACACATGACTATCCAAACTGCTGTTTTGATTGAAACACTGCAGGCACTCGGTGCAGAGGTTACCTGGTCATCATGTAACATTTTCTCTACTCAGGATCACGCTGCTGCTGCTATTGCTGCTGCCGGTACTGCTGTTTATGCCTGGAAAGGTATGAACGAAGAAGAATTTGAGTGGTGTATCGAGCAAACTTTATTCTTTGGCGAAGACCGTCAACCCTTAAACATGATCCTTGATGATGGTGGTGATTTAACCAATATGGTGTTTGATAAATACCCTGAACTGGCTGCCGGCATACAAGGCTTATCTGAAGAAACCACTACAGGTGTTCACCGTTTGTACGAGCGTATGAAAGCCGGTACTTTATTGGTGCCTGCTATCAATATCAACGATTCGGTTACCAAATCAAAATTCGATAACAAATACGGTTGCCGCGAATCCTTGGTTGATGCTATCCGTCGTGCTACCGATGTAATGATGGCTGGCAAGGTAGGTGTTGTTTGCGGCTACGGTGACGTAGGTAAAGGTTCTGCAGACTCTCTGCGTAATGCAGGTGTTCGCGTTATCGTTACCGAAATCGATCCTATCTGTGCATTACAGGCAGCTATGGAAGGATTTGAAGTGAAGAAACTTTCTACCGCTATTGCTGAGGCTGATATCGTTGTTACTGCTACCGGTAACATGAACATCGTTCGCGAAGAGCATTTCCGTGCATTGAAAGATAAAGCGATCGTTTGTAACATCGGTCACTTTGATAATGAGATTGATATGGCCTGGTTAAACGGCACCTATGGCGACAGCAAAATTGAGATCAAACCACAGGTTGATAAATATACCATTGACGGTAAAGACGTAATTGTACTGGCAGAAGGCCGTTTGGTAAACTTAGGTTGCGCTACCGGCCACCCAAGCTTTGTAATGAGTAACTCATTCACCAACCAAACTTTGGCTCAAATTGAACTTTGGACCAATGCTGATGCTTACGAAAACAAAGTATACACTTTGCCAAAACATCTGGATGAAAAAGTTGCCCGTTTACACCTTGCTAAAATTGGTGTTGAACTGGAAGTTTTAGATCAAAACCAGGCTGAATATATCGGCGTAACTGTAGACGGTCCGTTTAAACCTGAATACTACCGCTACTAA
- a CDS encoding proteinase inhibitor I4 serpin, protein MKRRTPLLLFVLLIIALAACNKSNIKPDTGKDLVLTAAEQQKVAADNAFTLKLFKEIFSVETGARNVFISPLSVSFAVGMTANGAKGTTLDGINSTMNFSGFTQSAVNSYYNKLITELPQMDPNTKLGIANSIWYRQGMEVVPQFIETNSTNYQARVQALDFTSATAKDQINNWVSEKTSGKIPAIVDNLSADAQMYLINAIYFKSIWKNKFDVAKTQKKAFTLGDNSTVQADFMSGNLNYNNNVITEGGKATIIAEFPYSNNKFSMVAVIPDAGVSIKQLVAGIDSAKWKSWMGGLGAQHGQVNLPKFKFSFAKSMKDPLINLGMRTAFSDMADFSGIRAKGELKISEVKHKAYVEVNEQGTEAAAVTSVEIGVTATEAIPELNLNRPFLFVIREMKTGLILFAGVVNNPLLAGE, encoded by the coding sequence ATGAAACGTAGAACACCGTTGCTGCTATTTGTGTTGCTTATCATCGCGTTAGCTGCCTGTAATAAAAGTAACATCAAACCTGATACTGGTAAGGATCTGGTGCTTACCGCTGCCGAGCAGCAGAAGGTAGCAGCGGATAATGCTTTTACACTTAAATTATTTAAAGAGATTTTTTCAGTTGAAACCGGTGCCAGGAACGTTTTTATATCACCCCTAAGCGTAAGCTTCGCAGTTGGGATGACGGCCAATGGTGCTAAAGGCACCACGCTGGATGGCATTAACAGTACCATGAATTTTTCCGGCTTCACCCAGTCGGCCGTAAATAGTTACTATAATAAACTGATCACCGAGCTGCCACAAATGGATCCTAATACCAAGCTCGGCATAGCCAATTCCATCTGGTACCGGCAAGGCATGGAGGTGGTACCGCAGTTTATAGAAACCAATAGCACAAATTACCAGGCCAGGGTGCAGGCCCTGGATTTTACCAGTGCCACGGCAAAAGACCAGATCAATAATTGGGTAAGTGAGAAAACGAGTGGGAAGATTCCCGCTATTGTTGATAACCTATCTGCTGATGCGCAGATGTATCTTATCAACGCCATCTATTTCAAAAGCATCTGGAAGAACAAATTTGATGTAGCTAAAACTCAAAAAAAGGCGTTTACGCTGGGGGATAACAGTACAGTCCAAGCCGATTTTATGAGCGGAAACCTTAACTATAATAATAATGTAATTACCGAAGGGGGCAAAGCCACCATCATAGCCGAGTTTCCATACTCAAATAACAAATTCAGCATGGTAGCTGTAATTCCGGATGCAGGCGTATCAATAAAACAATTGGTGGCCGGCATAGATTCTGCAAAATGGAAAAGCTGGATGGGCGGACTGGGTGCTCAGCATGGGCAGGTTAACTTGCCGAAGTTCAAATTTAGTTTTGCTAAATCAATGAAAGATCCGCTGATTAATTTGGGTATGAGGACTGCCTTTAGCGACATGGCTGACTTCAGCGGCATCCGCGCAAAAGGGGAACTAAAAATTTCTGAAGTGAAGCATAAAGCTTATGTAGAAGTGAATGAGCAGGGTACCGAGGCTGCGGCTGTAACTTCTGTAGAAATAGGTGTCACTGCAACCGAAGCCATTCCCGAGCTCAACCTTAACCGCCCCTTCCTCTTCGTGATCCGCGAAATGAAAACCGGGCTGATCTTATTTGCAGGCGTGGTAAATAACCCGTTGCTGGCAGGGGAATGA
- a CDS encoding phospholipase C, phosphocholine-specific has translation MNTRRDFLKKAALLTGAAGLSSILPASIQKALAINPAHGSTWKDAEHIVLLMQENRSFDHCFGMLKGVRGFNDPRAIDLPNKNPVWLQTNKKGETFAPFHLDINNTKATWMNSLPHSWNNQVNARNDGKFDQWLIEKQSGHPDYKDMPLTLGYHTRADLPFNYALADAFTVCDQNFCSSLTGTTPNRLFFWSGTIREKQNEEARAWVWNEDADFGTLNWTTYPERLEEAGISWKCYQNELSIPVGFEGEQDAWLSNFTDNPLEFFEQYHTRLHDKHTIYLKKRLEVLPAKITEAENKLSSATADDKQLRKLKRELKDLQDELADIKNNPELIAAGAFDRLSPKAKSIHKKAFDTNKNDPHYHELSTLKYNDNGTPREMQVPKGDVLHQFRQDVKNGNLPTVSWLVGSENFSDHPGAPWYGAWYVSEVLDILTQNPDVWKKTIFVLTYDENDGYFDHIPPFVAPHSHKPGTGKVSNGLDTRVEFVTLEQEQDRHNFPKKYDRENAIGLGFRVPMVVASPWSRGGYVNSEVFDHTSCLQFLETFIAQKTGKTVKEENISDWRRTVCGDLTSVFRPYTGEKTTIPPFLDRDAYAESIHKAQFKKLPTFPQLNDADISLIKNTRHASPHMPQQEKGIKPSSALAYELYADGKLSEDKKSFVISFKAGDKAFGKASLGSPFNVYAPGKHVAFHDPQQMEAVRTWSYALTAGDSLTDEWRLTDFENGQYHLRAYGPNGFYREYKGSAADPSLDVFAGYQHTNHVIDGSLVLTFAIPGNQTPLTVEVIDNAYKTGTKNMTIQGESFAPQTMKLDLAKSHGWYDFSVKVKGHVNFEKRYAGRVETGKASFTDPLMGGVIV, from the coding sequence TTGAATACCCGCAGAGATTTCCTTAAAAAAGCAGCCCTGCTTACCGGTGCGGCCGGATTAAGCAGCATATTACCTGCCTCTATCCAAAAAGCTTTAGCCATTAACCCGGCTCATGGCAGTACCTGGAAAGATGCCGAACACATTGTGCTGCTGATGCAGGAGAACCGTTCATTCGACCATTGCTTTGGTATGCTGAAAGGCGTACGCGGCTTTAACGACCCGAGGGCTATCGACCTGCCTAATAAAAATCCCGTTTGGCTGCAAACGAACAAAAAGGGAGAAACCTTTGCACCGTTTCACCTGGATATCAACAATACCAAAGCTACCTGGATGAACTCCTTGCCGCACAGCTGGAATAACCAGGTAAATGCGCGCAACGATGGCAAGTTTGACCAGTGGCTGATAGAAAAACAATCTGGCCACCCCGATTATAAAGATATGCCGCTAACGCTGGGCTACCATACCCGCGCCGACTTGCCCTTCAACTATGCGCTGGCTGATGCCTTTACGGTGTGCGACCAGAATTTTTGCTCATCTCTAACGGGCACCACTCCCAACAGGCTTTTCTTTTGGAGTGGCACCATCCGCGAAAAGCAAAATGAGGAGGCCAGGGCCTGGGTTTGGAACGAGGATGCTGATTTTGGCACCCTCAACTGGACGACCTATCCCGAGCGATTGGAAGAAGCCGGTATTTCCTGGAAATGCTACCAAAATGAGCTGAGTATCCCCGTAGGTTTTGAGGGTGAGCAGGATGCATGGCTTTCTAACTTTACCGATAATCCCCTGGAGTTTTTTGAGCAATACCATACCCGGCTGCATGATAAGCACACCATTTATCTGAAAAAGCGGCTGGAAGTGCTCCCTGCTAAAATAACAGAAGCAGAAAATAAATTGAGCAGTGCGACAGCTGACGACAAGCAGTTGAGGAAGCTAAAACGCGAACTAAAAGATTTGCAGGATGAACTTGCTGATATTAAAAATAACCCGGAGCTGATCGCAGCAGGCGCGTTCGACAGGCTATCGCCAAAGGCTAAAAGCATCCACAAAAAAGCATTTGATACCAATAAGAACGATCCACATTACCACGAGCTAAGTACTCTTAAATATAACGATAATGGTACCCCGCGCGAAATGCAGGTACCTAAAGGCGATGTTCTGCATCAATTCCGGCAGGATGTAAAGAATGGAAATCTCCCAACTGTATCCTGGCTGGTAGGTTCCGAAAATTTTAGCGACCACCCCGGTGCGCCATGGTACGGGGCATGGTATGTATCTGAAGTGCTGGATATCCTTACGCAAAACCCGGACGTATGGAAGAAGACCATCTTTGTTTTAACCTATGACGAGAACGACGGATACTTTGACCACATTCCTCCTTTTGTTGCGCCGCACTCGCATAAACCCGGCACCGGCAAAGTATCTAATGGGCTGGATACCCGGGTGGAATTTGTAACGCTGGAGCAGGAACAGGATAGGCATAACTTCCCCAAGAAATACGATCGCGAGAATGCCATCGGTCTTGGTTTTAGGGTACCGATGGTTGTCGCATCCCCATGGAGCCGGGGCGGGTATGTAAATTCAGAGGTATTTGATCATACCTCCTGCCTGCAGTTCCTGGAAACCTTTATCGCGCAGAAAACCGGCAAAACGGTTAAGGAAGAAAACATCAGCGACTGGCGCCGCACCGTTTGCGGCGACCTCACCTCGGTATTTCGCCCCTATACGGGCGAAAAAACAACCATCCCTCCTTTTTTAGACAGGGACGCCTATGCCGAAAGCATCCATAAGGCACAATTTAAAAAGCTACCAACCTTTCCGCAACTCAATGATGCCGATATCAGCCTGATCAAAAATACCAGGCACGCATCGCCGCACATGCCGCAGCAGGAAAAAGGCATCAAACCATCCAGTGCTTTAGCTTACGAACTTTATGCTGATGGAAAGCTAAGCGAAGATAAAAAGTCATTTGTGATCAGCTTTAAAGCCGGCGATAAAGCTTTTGGCAAGGCATCGCTCGGCTCGCCATTTAACGTTTATGCACCGGGTAAGCATGTTGCATTTCATGATCCGCAGCAAATGGAGGCTGTGCGCACCTGGAGCTATGCCCTCACCGCTGGCGATAGCCTAACGGATGAGTGGCGACTGACCGATTTTGAGAATGGCCAATACCACCTGCGCGCCTACGGCCCCAACGGTTTTTACCGCGAATATAAAGGCAGCGCTGCAGACCCATCCCTTGATGTGTTTGCAGGGTATCAGCATACAAATCATGTGATAGACGGTAGTTTAGTGCTTACTTTCGCCATTCCGGGCAATCAAACGCCATTGACGGTTGAAGTGATTGACAATGCGTACAAAACCGGAACAAAAAATATGACTATACAAGGCGAAAGTTTTGCCCCGCAAACCATGAAACTAGATCTGGCCAAGAGCCACGGCTGGTACGATTTCAGCGTGAAGGTAAAAGGACACGTGAATTTTGAAAAGCGCTACGCAGGCCGGGTAGAAACAGGCAAAGCAAGCTTTACCGACCCGCTTATGGGTGGGGTTATTGTGTAA
- a CDS encoding alpha-L-fucosidase produces MVVMAQTGPYTPTAENLAARKKFQEMKFGLFIHWGIYSILGDGEWVMNDKKIPYNSYKRLADFFNPEGFNAKAWVAFAKKAGMKYITITSRHHDGFSMFGTKMSPYNIVDATPYHRDPLMELAKECEKEGIELHFYYSLLDWGRADYAYGSPIVNGKPKNGDWDSYIKFMKDQLTELITKYPGVKGIWFDGHWERKEVNWHYDEIYGLIHRLNPAILVGNNHHLAPKDGEDFQMFEKDLPGANTTGFSGESTIGQLPLETCETINNSWGFNINDRSFKSSKQIIHYLVKAAGHDANFLLNIGPMPNGKIQPEFTDTLAIVGAWMQKNGESIYHTRGGFVPPQPWGVITANGKTLYAHITNSPSQGYVFIPLMKEKVSKAVLLSGGKAVKYKQQPEGTFIYTDGLTLDPVDTIIKLTVN; encoded by the coding sequence ATGGTCGTTATGGCTCAAACCGGCCCATACACGCCCACTGCCGAGAATCTGGCGGCCCGCAAGAAGTTCCAGGAAATGAAATTTGGACTTTTTATCCACTGGGGTATCTACAGCATTTTAGGCGACGGCGAGTGGGTGATGAATGATAAAAAGATCCCCTATAATAGTTACAAACGGTTGGCCGATTTCTTTAATCCGGAAGGATTTAATGCAAAGGCTTGGGTAGCGTTTGCCAAAAAGGCGGGTATGAAATATATCACCATTACCTCTCGCCATCACGATGGTTTCAGCATGTTCGGCACCAAAATGTCTCCTTATAATATTGTGGATGCCACACCTTACCACAGAGACCCTTTAATGGAGCTGGCGAAGGAATGTGAAAAGGAAGGCATCGAGTTGCATTTTTACTATTCGCTGCTGGATTGGGGCCGGGCTGATTATGCCTACGGGAGCCCTATTGTGAATGGTAAACCTAAAAACGGTGACTGGGACAGCTATATCAAATTCATGAAAGACCAACTGACGGAACTGATTACCAAATACCCCGGTGTTAAAGGTATTTGGTTCGACGGGCACTGGGAGCGCAAAGAGGTGAACTGGCACTACGACGAGATTTACGGCCTGATCCACAGATTAAATCCTGCCATACTGGTGGGCAATAATCACCACCTGGCGCCAAAAGATGGCGAGGATTTCCAAATGTTTGAAAAAGATTTGCCGGGCGCCAATACTACCGGCTTCAGCGGTGAATCTACAATTGGGCAGTTGCCTTTAGAAACCTGCGAAACCATCAACAACAGTTGGGGCTTCAATATTAACGACCGGAGCTTTAAATCATCCAAACAGATCATTCACTACCTGGTAAAAGCGGCGGGCCATGATGCTAATTTTTTGCTGAACATCGGCCCGATGCCAAACGGCAAAATACAGCCGGAATTTACCGATACGCTGGCCATAGTTGGTGCCTGGATGCAGAAAAATGGCGAAAGTATCTATCATACCCGCGGCGGGTTTGTACCGCCGCAGCCATGGGGTGTAATTACGGCAAATGGCAAAACGCTATACGCGCATATTACCAATAGCCCATCGCAAGGATATGTTTTCATTCCCTTGATGAAAGAGAAGGTCAGTAAGGCGGTATTGTTAAGCGGCGGCAAAGCGGTTAAATACAAGCAACAACCCGAAGGGACTTTTATCTACACCGATGGCTTGACGCTCGATCCGGTGGATACGATTATTAAGTTGACGGTGAATTGA